AGATAACCTGTCCTTGCTGCCCTGTGCTCCCGCCATTCAAGTTCATGCTGCCATATTTTATAACCTGTAACATATGTCGAATCCGTAGATTCCATCACCCTTTTAAGCGCCTCATAGTAATACCTATCAAGTTGGGACTCCTCAAGGCTTTCAGTTCTCTTTTCTATTAAAGCATCGAAGTCATCGGTCTTTTTCAGATCCAGATAGAACTGACGGTTTTCCTGGTTGAAGGAAATGAACTGTCCGCTTACGGTCTTATGTATCTCGCGAAGTACAGTTTCCACATGAGTTTGAAGATCCTTATCTGGATCATCACTACCCATCTCAGCGATCATTGGTTCAAAAAGTAGCAAACTGTCACGCAGCTCTTCAGCTGTAGCACCTAAACTTGAATAGATATCACCTGTTGTAAGGCGATGCACAGACAAAGCATGTATGAGACGTAAAGCCATAGGCTTATATTGAGGTCGAGTAAAAGCCCGTTGTATAAGGGACTCTAATACTTGGCTGCAGTCAACCACTTTTCTTATTTCAGGAATAGAACGGAAAGAAGCATTCTGCTTCAACGTATCCCAATAACTATCAAAAGATATAAGCCCAGGATAATCCTCAGGCACCTCTCTATCCATAATGGATTTCATTTCGATAGAAAGCGTTTTGAGCACTTCACGCTTCTCTATTATCTTGACACGTTCGAATGTATCAATATAATCTGGGTGTACCGGGAAAAGCCGGACAAATTCATCCATCCTTTCATTAAGCCCGCCATAGAACTTAGCAAAAGGAGTCAGATATTCACGTATTTGTGCTTGCTGCTCTGTTGTTTTCTTAAGCAAACGTTCAGACACAACGAATTTAACATCACTACGTGCAATAACAACCTGTTCAAAACGATCCTTTACTCTGCGGATACTATCAGCTACGAATGCAAAACGAGGGCTATCAAATATTGCTTCCTGTACCCCAGCAATAAAGCGGAAACGCAGGTCTTTGCAAACCTCGCCCACTTCCCTTAAGAAATTCAGATCAAGAATCAGTTCTTGATCCTTACGGCTACGTAAATAATCCAGAAGTTCATCCACTACCAGTAGTAGCCCATGATCAGGATACACTTGATGGAAAACAGTCATCATTTCTTCAAAGGACCTCTTATTACTGACTACTTCACTCGCTTCAGGGAAAACATAATCAACATGCAGTTTGTCAAGTTTCTCCTCAAGTTCGGCTACCAGAATGTCCCTCAAAGACATCGTTGTTGAACCAATCTCTGTACGGATAACCTTGAATCTGCCAGCAATCTGCTTAGCAGAATCTTTAACACCATCATGTTTAAGTGAATCCAGTAAAGAATCGTCTTCTGCAAGGCTGGATATTACTGACATCAAGTGAGACTTACCAGTACCATAATTACCAACAACCAATATTCCTTTATTATCTATAGGCTGATCGAATTGTAATTGAGGAATGACAATATCAGTAAGCCGTTCTGCCATTTCTTCTGAAATTACATATGTATTTACCAAATGATGAGCTGCAGTGGATTTATCAGCAGCCCGTAGCTGAACCACCGATTCAATAGGATCGAATTGGATAAGATCTTCATATTTCATATTTTACCTACCTTTAATCATTTTTGCTAAATCAATTGCTCTTGCTATCCATTTCCACAATTAACACATCATCCATATCATAGCTTCTATACTCTGGATGACCGGGTTCAGCATATATCAGCTTTCCATCCTCTACATAACCATTCCAAGATGCAACGACAGCGTGATTTCTTGAGATTTTTTTGCAAGATTCTGAGAGGATCTAACTTTAATTTTCTATCAAAAAGCATCTCAACATTGTCCAAAAATTTAATTGAAAAATTATTATCAATAATATCCTCTAAAATTTGAGAAATATGGAGAGAACGTTGTTTTGATGTTAACTCTATTAATTGCTCCGAAATACTTACATTTACGTTAATGACTGGTACACTAAGTTCATCTGCAACATCTTTAATAACAGCTGTTTTACCTGAGCCTTGTTTCCCTACTAACAGAATAAGCTTGTAATAAAGATCATCTGTATCTTTAAGGTATTGTTTTAACTTATTTTGAATCTTATGTGCCATATTTTATCCACTTACTTAATAAACTCATTGACTATTTGTAAATTTATCTATTTATTTGAATTATGGCTATATAGACTCTAGAGAAAACTTATCTGAATAATAACTGTAAATGGGTAGAGTTTGCAATATCATATCTTAATAATCTTACTTTTTGACTTCCTTGTTTGCGTCTTATGGTCTAATGAAGTTGACTTCATACTTTACCGCATAAAGAACATGAATCTATTCAGAATCATACCTTTACTCTGGATAACAAAGTCTGTGATATTACATCAACAAATTCTTTTTATGTTTAATATCGTGTACATGCCTACTTGAGATCTTAAAATCTGTAACAATAAATTACTCAATAGCGATTGCTATACGTGTTTTCAGATATTATCTCATTTTCTGTCCTTTTCTCATTGAATAATAGCAACTACAATATCTACCCTGTAAATCCACTTGAATCAATAGCGTTAATGTGTTATCTGAAAGAAAACTGAAAGTCTATTCAATTTTCTAAACCCTTTGTGTAGTTTATACTCAGTTTCGTTGAAACTTTGTTTCAACTCAAGTCTTAAAGAAGTATTACGAAGGTGAGCAAACAAGTCAAATCATCAGTCATATTGTAAAGTCAAAAATTGAGACTCTGAAAAAAATACCTATCGAGATCATCGACTGCAGATCACAAATGACAAATATCAACGATAACCGACAGTATATTTTGACTTATTGTAGCTCTAGCAATTTGTTCGATTATAGATGATTTCTACATAGCATGCTTGTGGTTAATTATCATGGAGACACTTAGTCTCCTTTGTATCATCATTCTATATTTGGGAGACAATGGACAAAGAGAAAATTAAGAGACAGTGAGATAAAATGGTAAGGAAAAATTTTAAGTCTAGTTTTTTTTTGAAAAAAAATATTTGAACAAATGTATAAATATATTTATACCATATTTTAGTATATAATGTATTAAAAGAGAGAAATGAATGGCACAAAACAATTTTCCTGGAAACGACTTATCTTTTCCTCTTAATAAGCTTCCTAATAAAAGTAATTCTTATCTGAGGCTCAACACCATTTGCCCGTATTTTACTATGTTTCCGCTTGATTATCCTTTTGAAGTTTTAAAATACGCAAAATCAAATGATAAAGTTTTAGATCCTTTTTGTGGGAGAGGGACAACAAATTTTGCTGCAAGATTAAGAGGGCTGTCTTCTGTTGGAATTGATGCAAGTCCTATAGCATCCGCAATTGCCATTTCAAAATTTACGAATACGACACCTGAACAAATAATATCTTTATGTCAGGAGATATTGACAGATTCAGATAAACCCGAAAATGTTCCAGAAGGTCCTTTTTGGACTCTGTGTTATCATTCTTCTACCCTAAACCAGATATGCAAATTGAGAGAATCTTTTTCGGAAGAATGTAATACGGATACATCTATTGCTTTAAGGGCATTAACTTTGGGAATTCTGCATGGACCACTCGGAAAAACAGTTGATTCATATCTATCGAACCAAATGCCAAGAACATATGCTTCAAAACCAAATTATTCAGTGAAATACTGGGAAGAACGTGGTCTTTTACCTAAAAATATTGATTTGCTGGAGGTAGTAAAAAGAAGGGCAAAATACTCATTGTCTTCATTACCACCATATGTAGATGGCGGAATATTGAAAGAGGACAGTCGCAACCCTATAAAAAACAGTTCACTTCCACTAGAAGAGTTTGATTGGGTAATTACATCTCCACCCTATTACAATATGAACACATATATCCCTGATCAATGGATAAGGAACTGGTTTTTGGGTGGGAATGATAAAGTTGAATATTCATATTCTAAGCAAGTTTCACATTCATCAAAAAAGAAATTTAGCTCAGAATTAGCAAAGGTTTGGAAAAGCGTTGCTGACATATGTAATCCAAATGCTAATTTAATGATTCGTTTTGGATCACTTCCTAGTAGTCCTTGTAATCCTTCAGAACTGCTAGAAGAATCTCTCGAAGAAGCAAACTGTGGATGGGAAATAAATAATATAAAATCGGCAGGAACAGCAGAAAATGGTAGACGTCAATCTGAACAATGTGTAAAGAACTTGGGAAAAGCTATCGAAGAAATAGATTTGCATGCCATACTGAGGTGATGAAAGACGTTTGATGTTCATTCTCTCCCCGAACTGAAAAAAGCAATATATGAAAGAGCTCAGTCAGATAAAAAAATACTAGATTCACTTAGACGAGAAGTTCGTTCCTTTGCTTCAGAAGTCCACACAATTAAGCCCTATACTACGACAGCTGTTTCGTTAGTTGCAAGTGATGGTGGAAATAATCAACTTTCCTTTGATCCTTTTTATGTTCAATTAGTTCGTGTTACCGATTCCTATGGAAAAGAATTATGTGTAGATGCTGTGTCTCCTTCAACTGATACAGATGAATTAGGCAAGGCGCAGTTTAATTCTGACGGTACTCCCAAAACTGCTCTTGGAAAGATGATGAAAGATCTTGGAGTAGATAATCCTCCATTTTTGAATAGATTAAGTCCTATGATACCTAAAGGATCTGACATTCGCAAAAATCCAAATTCTGTTAATCAAAGATGGGTATTAACTTATAGGGATCTATGTGAGTGGGCCGTATTGTATGAAAGAATATGTCACGCAAATTTTGCCACAGACACTTTAATTGTTAGAGACGGGTTACTTAGAAGTAAAATATTTTCTGGGGAATTGTTCATAAGATGGAGAAAGAAAGTAGAGGAAGCAATAGATAGGATTTACAAAGAAGACCATCGAAGAATTTTTCTTGTTGGGTTAGCTAAACACAGTAAAGTTATCGTGCGATATCAACTGGCAATGGCTATTGATGATACCTTTCCATCAGGGGATGCCAGATTTGTTCGAATACCACGTGATTTAGAAGCTAAAGCATACATTTGGAATGAATATGCTAGAGGCGTAGAAGTTGAGGGGGAAGGTATCGAGGCTCCTAAGTTTGTGGCAGGTGATATGTTCCTTGTTAGATTTGGGCCAATGAGTGGTGATCCTATATGGGCTGTAGATATATTTTCCAAGCAAAAAGAGGATGCATCGGAAATATTTGGTTATCTTCTTAATGATGCGATAAATGGGTTTCCTGTTCCTTTCTATCCTCGATGTTTACAAAAGGCACATGAATTTGCACAAGTAGTAGATTTTGATCTTGAAATATTTCAAGATCATATTTATGAAGCTGTTAGAGATCTTCTTCCAGACAATAAAAAAAGTATTGTGGATTCTTGGAGATTCCGTTCAGATCTTTCAATGAGGCGATATGGATGAAATTATTTCCTAAAGACAAAGTAGTTGGTATTTTCAGGGGTTTCAGTCAAGGTGGTATGGAGTTTCATGCAGAAATTATGCTCCCTTATAGAAATGAATTTCAAAGTGTTCCCATGCATGGACAATTTTTACTTGTTCAATTGGAGAATGAAAATGAAGCTGTTTTGGGAAGAATAACATCTCTCTCATCTGAAGGTCGATTAGCGTCTAGTTCCGGGGAAGATTATGGCATCCGTGCTATCAATGATGATAGAGTCATTCCAGAAGATTTGCGTAAACAGTATCTGAAATATCGTGTTGATATTCGGGTATTGGGCGTCTTGAGGCTGGAAGATGGATCTATTGTTTTCGCACCATCTCATAGAAGACTACCTCATGTAGGGAGCAAAGTAGCTTTTCTTTCCGATAATATAATGAGAGAAGTTGCAGGCCACAATTTAGACGGTGTGGAATTAGGATATTTTGCACTTGGAGAGTTTGTCTTTGGAGGCACTGATGATAGACTCAAACAAGAGCCATGGATTCGAATTAAATCACCAGATGTTATTCCACGTTTTCAAATCAAAAATCTAGTTTCTAGGAGATCATTTATTTTTGCTAGAGCTGGTTTTGGTAAATCTAATCTCAACAAACTCCTTTTTAGTAATTTATACAAAGTAACTCCTACAATCGAAAAAAGGAATGGTAGAAAGGTTCCAGTTGGAACTATAATTTTTGATCCTGATGGTGAATATTATTGGCCAGACGACAGACATAGACCAGGTCTTTGTGATGTTCCTGAATTGGAAGATAAATTAGTAATTTTTACTAAAAAGAAAGGGCCAAGTGATTTCTACAACTCATTTGTTGCTTCCGACATTAAACTTGATATTCGTAGATTAAGACCAAGCGATGTAATTTCCATTGCATTGGGTCCAGATAAGCAAGAGCAACAAAATGTTAGAAAGCTAAAAGGCCTTCGTGATCAAAACTGGAAGGAATTAGTTGATTTAATACACGATCAAGGTAATCTAGCAGATGAGGAAAAAGTGAAAGAATTACTCCATCTCAAAGATGATCAGAATGCAGAAATGGCTGCCGCTAGAGCCAACATGACAGCAATCGTAAAAATGTTGCATGACCCAGGAAGTTGGATGCTTGATATGCTTATTTATAGTCTTAAAAAAGGTAAACTTTGCATTATAGATATTTCTCAACTAAGAGGAGAACCGGCATTAATTCTTTCAGGAATTATTCTCCAAACAATATTTGAGTTTAATCAAGCCCAGTTCACCAATTCAAATCCTGAAACTATCCCTACCATTGCGGTAGTAGAGGAAGCACAATCTGTATTAGGAAATAAAGGTAGTTTGCGAACTTATGTCGAATGGGTAAAAGAAGGAAGGAAATATGATTTGGGTGCTGTGCTTATTACTCAGCAACCAGGAAGTATCTCTAGTGAAATATTGAGCCAGGGTGACAATTGGTTTGCATTCCATCTACTTTCAGCTGGTGATCTCCAAGCTCTCAAAAAAGCTAATGCCCATTTTAGTGACGATATACTAAGCACGCTTCTGAATGAACCAATCGTAGGAAATGGTGTTTTTTGGAGCAGTGCAGGTGGTAAAAGTTATCCTATTCCTCTTAGAGTCATGTCCTTTGAAGAAATATATAAAGTTAGAGATGAAGAATACAATTTACCAAAAGCAAAAACATTTGTTCAGGAACTCAAGGATACTTTTGGGAGAACAATTAAACCTAAGACAGTACAGGAACCCCCATCAATAGATAAAGTATCCGAAAAATCAACATTAGATGATTTTGAATCTGAAGAAGAAGAGGTAGAAATCGATTATATGGAAACTTACATTATCGATACAATTGAACTTTTTAAAACAGATGAATTAACAATAGGTAAAATCAAAAATAATGGATTGCCATGGTTTGGAGTTCAAAAAAGGATTAGTGAATTATTACCTGATGTGATCGATAAGGATGAAAGGCTCTATAAAATAGCATACACTATAACTCCAAGAGTTCTAAATGAAGTTTTTGGAGAAGGTAATTGGGATACTGAAGCAAGGCCAAAAAGTTCGGGATCAGGAACAACCAAATGGATAATTCTTAATAAATAATTTTATCAGACTTAACAAAAATTACTTGAGCAGTATGAGTTGGAATGAATACACCGAAAGATATCAATGTTTTTGTGGTAAAGGCGAATATGAAGTATTACATCGTGAAAATGATTGGTTCCAGCAATTATACAATGTTATGCCCTGAATGTAAAGAAAAATATGTCTATATTAGAGGAAATTACGTAGATCGTAAATGGATACCCTATGATAGAGGCTGGGTTTTAAAGTCAACTCTAGAAGAAAAGAGAAAGTATAGAGAAAATGTTGAGAAAAAATCAGAGAGTTATATTTTGATACATGGAAAAATAATTTCTCCGATGTTAAAAATAATTAGGCTCTTTAGAAATCCTTATGTGAATAATAATTGTAAATGAATTATACCTTTCGATGTTATGTTTAACATTTTGCAGTTACTTCCCTTAACTGGATTCTATACTTTCTTGACTTAATTTCTTCATCATATTTTCATTTCAGAACTAAGAACATTGTTTATACAGACTTCTCGAATGAGAGAGTTGCATGATGTACAAGCTCGTTTAATTCCTTCAATCAAATAAGCTGGAAATGATTCTTTTGAAAAACGAAGTCATTTGTCCAGATCAGTCTGTTTTAAGGATACGTATATTATATAAGCATTTGTTATCACTGCAATAACAATTAACGCTATTAAATAATCACTGAATATTTCATTCCAGTAAGCACCAATAGCAATGCCGATGGCAAGAAGTGCAAGTTTGAATATTCCAATTTGCCACCAGGTAAATGTATACGATTTGAAAAGCTGCATATATATTTATTATATATTATAGTATATAAGATGCTTTACCTATATGAACTATTCAAATATTTTCAAACAAGGATATTCATTCCTTTTAGCTTTAGTTTAATTTTCAAAGAAAAACAGCTCTTACCTTTTTCATAATACAGGAATTGAATTGATGGAGAAAACGAATTTCTATAGACTTTAAAATAGAGAAACTATAAATATCTATGAAAATAATTGCTGCTGAGCATTAATTTGAATGGAGTCCTAAGATTTAAAAAACGTCTGAAAATGATCCTCTTTGGATTTATAGTTTGGATCATACCTTTTAGTGTATCTTGCACCTTGATAGCGTTACTAAAAAATAGTCGAACTGACTAAAGCGAAAGTATTGTGATCCGCCAATTTGGTTGCCTTTTCAGATTTTTATAGATGGGCGTAAAGCCCCTATGTCTTTAGCATAGGGAATGTAAGCGTCAACTATATTTATACATCATTCTCAATGTGTATGTAATTAACCGATAGCAAGAACCAAGCCAAAGGTAATTTAAACTGGGTGTCCAGGGAATAGGGGTCTTCGTAAAGAGTTCCTATTGTTCGTTGCCTTTCCAGTTGGGTATGAACTGTAATATCAGATTCCTTAAGGAATCGGTCGAAGAAATCCACGAAGTCTTTAGCTTTGGAGTAGTTCACCTCATAGTCCTTGATTATAAGTATAGCACCATTCCAAAAAAGATAGCATAGGGGAGAATTGAGGTCATAAATCTATGAAAATTTGAAAAGGAACATGAAATGGGGAAATAGAATGCATAAATTATATTATTCGATCGTTATCGATGCACCAAAAGAAAAAGTATGGGACACTATGATTGACATAGATTCTTATCGGCTCTGGACGGAGGTATTTTCACCGGGGTCACACTATGTGGGTGACTGGAGCAAAGGAAGCAAGATACTTTTTGGATCCAACGAGACCGGTTCTATGTCCGGAATGGTGAGCCAGATAAAAGAGTACGAACCATATGAGTATATATCCATCAAGCACATCGGTTTTCTTCAAGACGGAAAAGAGGACACTTCAAGTGAATTAGTAAAGGAATGGAGTGGAGCACTTGAAAACTACACATTTAAGGAAAAGGACGGAAGAACTGAATTGCTGGTAGATATAGATGTTCTAAGCGAGGAACACGAGGATATGGCACAAAAATGGCCTGAAGCACTTCAAAAGCTTAAGCAACTTGCTGAGAACGAGGCACACTAAAAGGCAGATTGCAATACCAAAGAATCTTAGAAATGATATGTTTCCCGAAGGTTCACAGGCCGCAATAGTTGCATATTCGAATCACATAGAAATTCGGCCATTTTCATACGTGTTGGATAAATTAGAATGTGCTTTAGCATCCGCACCTTCATTTGCGAAGGAATGGGATTCTCCGGATGAAGATCAAGCATGGGAAAATCTTCTTGAACATGCTATGAAGAATGAGCAGACTGAAAAGTGAGGTTTTAGCATATGCCCATCAGAACAGTCGGAAAGCCGGCCAGTTTTGGTTATTGCATAATAGAGGTAGTAATGTAATTGTGTGCTAGATAACAAGTCAAAAAGCACATAATGACGAATATGCAATACCTTTAAGCACCGAAGATTTTATTACCGGCTCATTACCATCACCCAGTTTAGTCAAAGCTAACATGATAATGACGTTGAATATAAATGCAATTCTTGCAAAATCGGGAACCCTTACTAATGAAAGAAATACGAGAAATTGAATATAAATTGGTAGAACTGATTACTTCACAATTTTTCTTATAGATAAAATTGAAAAATCCATAAACCTTAGCTTTCAGCTATGCTTTATAGTAAAATCACCCAGTATAACCGTACCCGTGATTATAATATCTGGTTTTTTGGTTGTGCTCTCTCTATCATTTGAATGACTTCGCCTTTTATCATAGATATCCCCAAGTACGTTAAGTACATCTATCTCAGCCCACCAGTCTTCCGGGATAATTATATCGATTTCACCGAGCAGGACTGTAATATCAACCTTAACAGGAGAAGATCCAATCACAGCATCCCTTAGATCCAGTTCCGTTTCTCCCAGTATTGAGACTATATTTCCTCCTTTAAAATCTGGAGAGTTGTTTGATAAATTTACTTCATCAAAAACTGCAATAATGTCAACTTTCGGATCACTTCTTTTTGGAAAAGAAGGCCGACGTTTCCTTTTAAAGAGTATATCAAGACCTATGAGAATGAAAATAATTGGCCACCAGTTAAAGATAATACCCCAGGTAACAATTTCAAGGACTAACAGTTGAACAAACGTAGCTATAAGTATTATAATTACAGGGCCTGTTATACTGGTAAATCTAGATTTAATAAGTATATAGATACCCAGCAAAATAAATAGTGATGGAATATACTGCAACAACTGACCTGTATCATATATTTCTAGATTTCTGATTAGAAATAAAATACCAAGAATTAGTATAAGGATTCCTAACAGTGTCTGGGTTGAAATTTTTGCCATATTAGTCAATTATCCATTTGATTAAATATCTATTAATCTTTTCCGAGCCGTGTAATAATAACTATCATCAAATCTTTTTTATCATACTGAAAGGCATCGAAACAGAACTTTAGTACCTATATATAGCCAATACCACAGTAACCATTAATTAAACGTTACTTTTTATGATACCTTTTTCTTATCCTTTCCAGCTCTCTTGTCGGCGGAAGTACATGACCCAATGTCTTACGACATTTTGGACAGGTAACATGCTCTTTCAGTATCGCTTCATTTTTGAATAACCGTTTTTCAACCCATATATTGTTCATACATTCTGGGCAAGCAGACATTATTTTTTCAGGTTGCATTAATCATTTCCTCCGTCATTAAAAGTTACGGTCTAGTTATTCAAAAATGGTCACAATCCGTCTAATAACCTTACCATCGTCATCTTCGTTTTCACTGTACAGATACTCGTGCCTTGCTTCTGGGTGCTCGTTGGGTAATTTAATTGTGTGTGGATTGGTTGAGGATCCTAGGTTAGTTTTTTTATTTTTCAAGAAAAAACTGGCATTCTATCAGCCTGATTTTCAAATTATAAAAAATTTTTAGAATAGCTGAGATTCTTTGTACATCCTAGAATATTTTGAAGCTAATTCTGCCATAACAGTTGCTACAAAATTTGATATAATATAGAAATATCTTGCTCCTATAGATCTTCACCCTCTTTTTTTATATATAGACTGAATATTGCACTTAAAGCTTCT
Above is a genomic segment from Methanosalsum zhilinae DSM 4017 containing:
- the brxF gene encoding BREX-3 system P-loop-containing protein BrxF, which codes for MSRNHAVVASWNGYVEDGKLIYAEPGHPEYRSYDMDDVLIVEMDSKSN
- the brxF gene encoding BREX-3 system P-loop-containing protein BrxF, with the protein product MAHKIQNKLKQYLKDTDDLYYKLILLVGKQGSGKTAVIKDVADELSVPVINVNVSISEQLIELTSKQRSLHISQILEDIIDNNFSIKFLDNVEMLFDRKLKLDPLRILQKNLKKSRCRCILEWLCRGWKADIC
- a CDS encoding DNA methyltransferase, which gives rise to MAQNNFPGNDLSFPLNKLPNKSNSYLRLNTICPYFTMFPLDYPFEVLKYAKSNDKVLDPFCGRGTTNFAARLRGLSSVGIDASPIASAIAISKFTNTTPEQIISLCQEILTDSDKPENVPEGPFWTLCYHSSTLNQICKLRESFSEECNTDTSIALRALTLGILHGPLGKTVDSYLSNQMPRTYASKPNYSVKYWEERGLLPKNIDLLEVVKRRAKYSLSSLPPYVDGGILKEDSRNPIKNSSLPLEEFDWVITSPPYYNMNTYIPDQWIRNWFLGGNDKVEYSYSKQVSHSSKKKFSSELAKVWKSVADICNPNANLMIRFGSLPSSPCNPSELLEESLEEANCGWEINNIKSAGTAENGRRQSEQCVKNLGKAIEEIDLHAILR
- a CDS encoding ATP-binding protein, which translates into the protein MKLFPKDKVVGIFRGFSQGGMEFHAEIMLPYRNEFQSVPMHGQFLLVQLENENEAVLGRITSLSSEGRLASSSGEDYGIRAINDDRVIPEDLRKQYLKYRVDIRVLGVLRLEDGSIVFAPSHRRLPHVGSKVAFLSDNIMREVAGHNLDGVELGYFALGEFVFGGTDDRLKQEPWIRIKSPDVIPRFQIKNLVSRRSFIFARAGFGKSNLNKLLFSNLYKVTPTIEKRNGRKVPVGTIIFDPDGEYYWPDDRHRPGLCDVPELEDKLVIFTKKKGPSDFYNSFVASDIKLDIRRLRPSDVISIALGPDKQEQQNVRKLKGLRDQNWKELVDLIHDQGNLADEEKVKELLHLKDDQNAEMAAARANMTAIVKMLHDPGSWMLDMLIYSLKKGKLCIIDISQLRGEPALILSGIILQTIFEFNQAQFTNSNPETIPTIAVVEEAQSVLGNKGSLRTYVEWVKEGRKYDLGAVLITQQPGSISSEILSQGDNWFAFHLLSAGDLQALKKANAHFSDDILSTLLNEPIVGNGVFWSSAGGKSYPIPLRVMSFEEIYKVRDEEYNLPKAKTFVQELKDTFGRTIKPKTVQEPPSIDKVSEKSTLDDFESEEEEVEIDYMETYIIDTIELFKTDELTIGKIKNNGLPWFGVQKRISELLPDVIDKDERLYKIAYTITPRVLNEVFGEGNWDTEARPKSSGSGTTKWIILNK
- a CDS encoding SRPBCC family protein, coding for MHKLYYSIVIDAPKEKVWDTMIDIDSYRLWTEVFSPGSHYVGDWSKGSKILFGSNETGSMSGMVSQIKEYEPYEYISIKHIGFLQDGKEDTSSELVKEWSGALENYTFKEKDGRTELLVDIDVLSEEHEDMAQKWPEALQKLKQLAENEAH
- a CDS encoding LiaF transmembrane domain-containing protein, yielding MAKISTQTLLGILILILGILFLIRNLEIYDTGQLLQYIPSLFILLGIYILIKSRFTSITGPVIIILIATFVQLLVLEIVTWGIIFNWWPIIFILIGLDILFKRKRRPSFPKRSDPKVDIIAVFDEVNLSNNSPDFKGGNIVSILGETELDLRDAVIGSSPVKVDITVLLGEIDIIIPEDWWAEIDVLNVLGDIYDKRRSHSNDRESTTKKPDIIITGTVILGDFTIKHS